AGCCGCCCGCAACTTTAATGGCGTGAATGAAACGGAAGAATTATTTGGCGATGTAATGGGGGATTAGATGCTCCCCGTTACATACCTCGGCCCAGCAAAGCGCTATTTTAAAAAACTTGTTGAGAAGCCATTATTAAAGGCGTATTGGGACGCTATAAAGGCTATTCGGCAAGATCCATCCATTGGAGAACAGAAGACTGGTGACCTCACAGGTGTTTATGGCTATGATGTATCTTACAAGGGTACGAATTACGAAATCGCCTATCGCGTAGAGGAAAATAGTGAGGGTGAACTCGTCGTTGTTATCTTAGCTGGGTCTAGAGAAAATTTCTACGAAGAATTAAAGCGATATCTTAAATAGCCTGTAATCGAGTCGGAGGGGGCGGCTAGCCCCCGATCTCTCACTACACCTAGCATGCGGGTCCATACTAGACTTTTTCAAAAGGTTGACGAAGCTCAAGATAACGAGAAAGCAAACTTTTCAGCCCTTTCGCTCCCAGTGGGAAGTTGAGAGGGCGTTATTCATGTTCCGAGACATCTCCCTGGATCGGGGCCTGTATAGTTTTTGCGAATTAATTGCTTTGAGCCGTGTCATGAGCTGGTAGCCCCATAAGGTAACAAAAAGCGAACGCAACCTCGCTCTGCCGTGTGAATCCATGTAATTCTTCTCGACTGTTAGATACAGATGTCCGGCCATTGGCAGGCAGAATGCATAAAAAAACACCCCGGCTGGCACAGCGTCCAGTTGGTCCCGACGAGCTTGTGAAAAAACTAAAGGTATATATTGTCTTATTTTAACAAATAATATTCCCGTAATTAACCAACGGTAGGTACAGGGAGGATGTAAACAAAATTGATTAAACAATTAAGTCGCTTTGGTGTCGCTATTGCCACAATTATGTTAGCAAGCTTACTCTTAATACAAACATCAAAAAGTTATGCATCTCTCGAATCAGTTCCTAATCATAAGTTAACCGAACAGAACATAAAAAAAATACAGGAAAATACAGACACAATATATATATATGACAGTGAATTTAAACGAGTAGCCTCAATCCCATCGGTGAGCTTTAGCGTAATAGCATATGGAAAAAGTTTGGTTAATTCACATACGAAAGTCTTAATTTTGAATTATGGTATCTTCGTTAAAACCCCAGAATCTTGATTTTTATGATTAAAAGATAGCTTGCTAAAGCGAAAGTACGGCCTCAACCGAAGCCGGTACAGGGGCTTTGTCGGCTCAAAAACCTGGGTCGGCTTTGGAATCTGGGTTCATAACCTTAGAAAAGCCGCTCAAATGACCAAATAAGCCATTAAAATGAGCACTTAGTTTCATAATTATGAAATCCCCATCCCGGCGGGATAGGTTCTGTACAAGAAAGTGAATTTATCAGGGGTAACTAATTAGCGTGCATCCGGTTCAGCTCCTCTGCTTGTGTTGCTTCTCTTACCCTTTAATGTGCTTGCACTCGATCCAAAATGGTCCGCGGGCGCAAAGAAGGCTCGATAATCCCTTATGGGCTTTCGTTTATCCGAGCCAACCGAATTGCCAAAATGTGCGAAATCAATCTAACGGCCTTTTTTAAATCGCTTAATTTTTCGATCAATCAACCCTTGTCACTATTGGCATTCCGGTATTCCGACGGCGAAACGCCGTACATCCGTTTGAATTTCGAGCTGAAGTAGCTCGGGTTGGAAAAGCCCGTCAGCTCGGCGATATCCCATAGCCCGAGCTTCGTCTCCTTCAGCAGCCGCGTCGCCTTCTCCATCCGCACGTCCGTCACGTACTGGATGAAGCTGGTCCCGACCTTGGCCTTGAACAGCTCGGAGAAATA
This genomic window from Paenibacillus humicola contains:
- a CDS encoding type II toxin-antitoxin system RelE/ParE family toxin — protein: MLPVTYLGPAKRYFKKLVEKPLLKAYWDAIKAIRQDPSIGEQKTGDLTGVYGYDVSYKGTNYEIAYRVEENSEGELVVVILAGSRENFYEELKRYLK
- a CDS encoding Tn3 family transposase; translation: MAGHLYLTVEKNYMDSHGRARLRSLFVTLWGYQLMTRLKAINSQKLYRPRSREMSRNMNNALSTSHWERKG